The Cetobacterium somerae sequence TTAAAGGAGCGGAAAACTTAAAAAAAGTAGTTTTAAAGGTAACAATTGAAGATAATTATTTCTTAAATAAATAGTATTATGGAGGATATATGTCAACAAGAGCAAAGATAGGAAAGTTTTCACTATTATCAATGACAATAGCAGCAGTATTTAATTTTAGAAATGTAATTAATAATAATATAGAAATCGGGATGGCTTCGGCTCCTGGTTTCTTATTTGCAACATTGTTTTACTTTATACCATTTGTTTTTATTATATCAGAGTTTGTTAGTTTAAATAAAGATTCTGAGTCAGGAGTTTATCAATGGGTAAAATCATCACTAGGTCCTAAATGGGCATTTTTAAGTGCTTATGCATATTGGTTTGTAAATCTATTTTATTTTACATCATTACTTCCAAGTATTTTAGTATATACATCATATGCATTCTGGGGATATGAGTACACATTTACTCCAATGACTATATCAATCTTATCAATTTTAATTTTTACTGTATCAACATGGGTTTCTACTAAAGGAGCAGAATGGATAGGTAAAGTTACTAGTTTTGGAAGTTCTTTAATGTTATTTATGTCATTTGCATTTATTATACTATGTGGTGGAGCACTTTTAGGAGGAGTCCAGCCAGCAACTCCAATAACAATTCAAGCTATGACTCCAACATTCAATTGGAAGTTTTTTGGGGCAATGGCATGGATATTCTTTGCTGCAGGAGGATCTGAAGCTATAGGAGTTTATATAAACGATTTAAAAGGTGGATCTAAAGCTTTTGTTAGAATGATAGTAGTTGCAGGAATAATGATAGGTGGACTATATTCAGTAGGTTCATTACTGGTAAATGTTTTTGTTCCACAAGATCAATTATCTTATGCTTCTGGAATATTTCAAGTATTTGTAGGTCTTGGAAATCATTTTGGAATAAGTCAAAAATTAGTTCATCACTTCATAGGTGTAGTTATGTTAGCTAGTGCTTTAGGAGCTCTTTTAGTTTGGACATCAGCTCCAGTTAAGGTTTTCTTCTCAGAGATTCCAAAAGATATGTTTGGAGAGAAAACAGTAGCTTTAAATAAATATGGAATTCCAGAAAGAGCTACATGGATTCAATTTTTAATTGTAATACCTTTATTATTAATACCTGCACTAGGATCTGGAGATATAAATGAATTATTAGGAATAATTATAAATATGACAGCAGCAACGTCTCTTTTGCCACCTTTGTTTATAATGGTTGCATATTTTAACTTAAGATTGAATAAAGATCACTTAGAAAGAGATTTTAAAATGGGGTCAAGAAAATTTGGTTTAATAGTGACATCATTTTTACTATGTATATTTTCAGTAGCGTTTGTTGCAGCTATTTTTCCAGAGGGTCAAAGTGTAATGTTAACATTAGTTTATAATGTTGGAGGAGTAGTAATATTTATGGGATGGGCACTATGGAAATATAATAGCTATGAAAAGAAAGCTTTAGGAATAGAAAAGAAAAAATCTAGCAAGTTAGCATAAAAAATTAAATAGTACGGATATTAAAAATATCCGTACTATAAATTTTTATATAAGGAGAGAATATGAAAAAAATATTAACATTAGGATCAATTAGTTTTTTACTTTTTAGTTGCTCAACAAAAGAAAAAAATAACAATAAAAATATTAGTAGAGAAAGTTATAAAAATATACTAAATATACAAGGTGAGCCAAAAGAATTTACATACTTTGCCCCTAAAAAAGAAACTGATAAATTAGGAACAAATTATATCAATAGTTTTGTAGATTTAGGAGCTTGGCATGGTTATTATCAACCAGAATATGGTAAATATTCTATGTATGGAGGATTTGCAGGTCCATTTTATTTAGCAGAGGAGTATGCAGCAAATTTATCAGATAGTTTCAATAAAATTGAGATTATAAATAAAATAACAAATGAAAAGTATAATTTATCAACAGGTGAAGTGAAGTTTGATTATATTCCAGGTAAATTAATTCAAAGTTATAATTTAAAAGATATGAATTTAGTATTAGAGCTTATTTTTGTTACAAATAGAACAGCTCTTATAAAAACAATTATAACAAATAAAACAGATAAAGAGTTAAATATTAGTTTAAATTGGTCTGGAGAATTGTATAATAAATTAGGAAAGTGGAATGAAAAAAATAAAGAATATAATTATATATCTCTTAATAATTCTTTAAAAAAATCTGAAAATGGAGTTCTAGTTGATTTTAAAGAAAAGAGATTAGTTTGGGATTATTTAATGAGTAACGATACACAATTTCAGATAAAACATTCATTACCAGTAAAAACAAAAATTAAAAATAACGTATATAAATCTGAGCTTGAAAAATCTATAACTATTCCACCTAAAGATAAACTAGTTACTTATACAACAGAGTCATATACATTTACAAAAGATGAAGCTAATAAAGAGAAAAAATTAATAGAAGATATATTAAATAATGGAGATAAATATTTTATTGAAAATAATAAAAGATGGCAAGGATATATAGATAAAACTGTAAAAATAGAGAATTTAAATTCAAAATATGATATAGCTGCAGTGAAATCAGTTAATACATTAATTACAAATTGGAGAAGTCCTGCAGGAGCTATAAAGCATGATGGAATAACACCTTCTGTAAGCTATAAATGGTTTAATGGATTTTGGGCATGGGATTCTTGGAAACAAGCTGTAGCTACAGTTAATTTTAATGAAGAGCTAGCTAAGAATAATATAAGAGCTCTTTTTGATTACCAAATAACAAAAAATGATAAAATAAGACCTCAGGATGCAGGAGTGATTATAGATGCTATTTTTTATAACAAAGATGAGGATAGAGATGGAGATGGTGGAAATTGGAATGAAAGAAATTCTAAGCCAGCTTTAGCAGCATGGGCAGTTTGGGAAGTTTATAAAGTGACTGAGGATAAAGAGTTTTTAAAAGAGATGTATCCTAAATTAAAAGAGTATCATAATTGGTGGTATACAAATAGAGACTTTGATAAAAACGGTATTGCTGAATACGGTGGAATGGTCCATAGATTAAATAATACTTCTGAAGAGATAATATTAGCTGCAGCATGGGAAAGTGGAATGGATAATGCTGTTAGATTTGATGTAGAAGGATATGGGGTAGATGATGAGGTTGTTAAGGTTTTAGAAAATAAGGATTTAAAAGGAAATTTAATAGGCTATTCTATAAATCAAGAATCGGTTGATTTAAATTCATTTTTATATGCTGAAAAAATATACTTAAGTAATATGGCAGAAGTATTAGAATTACCAAAAGAGAAAAAAGAGTATTTGAAATCTGCAAAAAAAGTTAAAGAGTATGTAAATAAAAATATGTTTGATGAAGAAACAGGGTATTATTATGATCTTCAGATAGGTGAGAATGGAAATAAAAAGCTTCTTGTAAATAGAGGAAAAGGAACAGAAGGATATATACCATTATGGGCAAATTTATCTACAAAGAAGGAAGCTAAAAGAGTGGTTGAAAATATAATGGATAAAAATGTTATGAATACATATTTACCGTTTCCAACATCAGCAAAGGATAATCCAAAATATAATCCAGTAAAATATTGGCGTGGACCAGTATGGTTAGACCAAGCATATTTTGGAATAATAGGTTTAAATAATTATGGATATAAAAAAGAAGCACAAGATTTAAGTATAAAACTTTTTGAAAACTCAGAAGGGTTATTAACTGATGGAGTAATCAGAGAAAATTATAATCCAGAAACGGGAGAGGGACTACATTGTTCTAATTTTAGTTGGTCAGCATCAGTTTATTATTTAATTTATAAAGATTTCCTAAGAAATAAATAGATAAAAAAAGCCTCACTTTTTAGTGAGGCTGAACTTTTAAAATTGGCGGAAGCGTATAGGAATCGAACCTACCAGCGATTTAACTCGCCAAGACAGTTTTGAAGACTGCTGAGTACACCAGTAACTCATCCGCTTCCAATTTCATATTTATTATATCATAAATTTTTAAAAATTGAAAGTAGAAAAATTCTTTTTAAAGCCATTTTTTTCACAAAGATAGAAATTGTATATATTTTTATCTATATTATTTTCAATTAAAAGTTCTAGTATTTTATGTGCATCTTCAATATTTGCTTTTAAAGAAAGACCACAGCTAGCTTTTAACTCACCAGGTAATGGTATGATTCGAACATCTACTCCGTTATCAACTAAGAATTTTTCTACCTTCATAACTAAATGAGTTGAATCGATTGTTATAATTAAAAAATTTTCTGAGCTCATTATGGTCTAATCACCTTATTTGCTTTCATTTGTTTTTCTATTATGTTGTACATATTTGTGATGCTCCCGACAGCAATATTGTTTTCTAAATGATAGAAATTAAGACAAGCTCCACAAGATAGAATTTCAACTCCTCTTTCCTCAAGAATTCTTAAGTCTTTTATAGTAGTCTCATTAGAAGCTGTTAAAAACACACCTTTATTATAGAAAAGAATAGCTTTTGGCAGAGATTCCATTTCAGTAAGAGTATATATAAAACCTTTCATTAAAGTTTCACCAAGAGCAGTTTCGCCATCACCCATTTTATCAGAAGCAATAACTAT is a genomic window containing:
- a CDS encoding MGH1-like glycoside hydrolase domain-containing protein, producing MKKILTLGSISFLLFSCSTKEKNNNKNISRESYKNILNIQGEPKEFTYFAPKKETDKLGTNYINSFVDLGAWHGYYQPEYGKYSMYGGFAGPFYLAEEYAANLSDSFNKIEIINKITNEKYNLSTGEVKFDYIPGKLIQSYNLKDMNLVLELIFVTNRTALIKTIITNKTDKELNISLNWSGELYNKLGKWNEKNKEYNYISLNNSLKKSENGVLVDFKEKRLVWDYLMSNDTQFQIKHSLPVKTKIKNNVYKSELEKSITIPPKDKLVTYTTESYTFTKDEANKEKKLIEDILNNGDKYFIENNKRWQGYIDKTVKIENLNSKYDIAAVKSVNTLITNWRSPAGAIKHDGITPSVSYKWFNGFWAWDSWKQAVATVNFNEELAKNNIRALFDYQITKNDKIRPQDAGVIIDAIFYNKDEDRDGDGGNWNERNSKPALAAWAVWEVYKVTEDKEFLKEMYPKLKEYHNWWYTNRDFDKNGIAEYGGMVHRLNNTSEEIILAAAWESGMDNAVRFDVEGYGVDDEVVKVLENKDLKGNLIGYSINQESVDLNSFLYAEKIYLSNMAEVLELPKEKKEYLKSAKKVKEYVNKNMFDEETGYYYDLQIGENGNKKLLVNRGKGTEGYIPLWANLSTKKEAKRVVENIMDKNVMNTYLPFPTSAKDNPKYNPVKYWRGPVWLDQAYFGIIGLNNYGYKKEAQDLSIKLFENSEGLLTDGVIRENYNPETGEGLHCSNFSWSASVYYLIYKDFLRNK
- a CDS encoding DUF3343 domain-containing protein, with the translated sequence MSSENFLIITIDSTHLVMKVEKFLVDNGVDVRIIPLPGELKASCGLSLKANIEDAHKILELLIENNIDKNIYNFYLCEKNGFKKNFSTFNF
- a CDS encoding amino acid permease translates to MSTRAKIGKFSLLSMTIAAVFNFRNVINNNIEIGMASAPGFLFATLFYFIPFVFIISEFVSLNKDSESGVYQWVKSSLGPKWAFLSAYAYWFVNLFYFTSLLPSILVYTSYAFWGYEYTFTPMTISILSILIFTVSTWVSTKGAEWIGKVTSFGSSLMLFMSFAFIILCGGALLGGVQPATPITIQAMTPTFNWKFFGAMAWIFFAAGGSEAIGVYINDLKGGSKAFVRMIVVAGIMIGGLYSVGSLLVNVFVPQDQLSYASGIFQVFVGLGNHFGISQKLVHHFIGVVMLASALGALLVWTSAPVKVFFSEIPKDMFGEKTVALNKYGIPERATWIQFLIVIPLLLIPALGSGDINELLGIIINMTAATSLLPPLFIMVAYFNLRLNKDHLERDFKMGSRKFGLIVTSFLLCIFSVAFVAAIFPEGQSVMLTLVYNVGGVVIFMGWALWKYNSYEKKALGIEKKKSSKLA
- the yedF gene encoding sulfurtransferase-like selenium metabolism protein YedF, encoding MIKVNAIGQTCPIPVIMTKNALKEITEGSIEVSIDNKISKENIEKFSKEMGFSFTTREENGIFFIQINKTINETSSNSSTSNDENNTIIVIASDKMGDGETALGETLMKGFIYTLTEMESLPKAILFYNKGVFLTASNETTIKDLRILEERGVEILSCGACLNFYHLENNIAVGSITNMYNIIEKQMKANKVIRP